From the genome of Methanothrix soehngenii GP6:
AGATAGTGGCCGCAGTCAACATCAAGGGTTCAGACCTGGTGGTCCGGCCAGACTTGGCCTACAGCGGACCGGAATCCCTGGAAGGCCTCTCCATAGGCACATTCCCGCCCGGGTCAATTCAGGACACTGTAATGAAGAAGTGGCTTACGGATAATGGAGTTGAAGTCTCAGAAGTGGATATCAAAGCCATGGACCCAGGACCTGCTATGAGCGCTCTATCCGCAGGCAGAATAGATGGAGTATTCCTTCCCCATCCAGCCCCATCCATTGTGGAACTGAACGGCAAGGGCAAGGTGGTGGTGGCATCAGGCGAGATGTGGCCTGACCATGCCTGCTGCAGTCTGGTGGTCACAGACAAGCTCATCCAAGAGCAGCCTGAACTGGTAGAGCAGATCATAAAGACCCATATAAAGGCGACAGAGTACATCAATACTCATCCGAAAGAGGCCGCAGAGATCTATTCCAGAAAAACCAATGCGAATATCACTGAAATTGAGCATTCCATTGAGAACTGGGACGGCGAGTGGGTCAGCGATCCAAATCTGCAAATACCCTCAACGGTAGAATATGCAAGAGTCGACTATGAGATGAAGTATACTCAAAGGGAGCTGACAGAGGAAGATCTCTTCGATACCAGCTTCTACGAGAGGGTGAGCTGAACTGAGAAAAGCTAGTGGGAGTAGGATCTCGCGTGTCCTGAGAGACCAGGGCATTCCTGTCCTTTCCATTTTTATGTTGATTGCTCTCTGGGAGACGGCAGCATTTCTCATTGATGACAGATTGATTCTGCCCAGCTTCTCCCAGGTTGTTTTTGCCTTTATGGAAAACTGGCGGTCTATTCTTTTGGATGACCTGCCAGTCAGCGCACTTCATTTCGCCATCGGCATGGCGGGCGGTCTTTTAATTGCCCTTCCCATTGGAATGATAATGGGATGGTTTAAGTTTCTGGACAGCATTTTTGATCCAATCGTGGAGATACTGCGCCCCATACCGCCACTGGCCTGGATCCCATTTGCCATCATCTGGTTTGGCATTACCAATACTGCAGCAGGATTTATCATATTCATAGGGGCTGTGTTTCCCATATT
Proteins encoded in this window:
- a CDS encoding ABC transporter substrate-binding protein, translated to MRKFVLIATLAAVVVLTLGCISPPEKTESTNLTENSAGITTLRIGYQPSTHQIAEMVASEMGWWAEDLSPFGITEIKEFEFPTGVPEMQAMVAGELDIAYVGTAPPISAIAAGLPAKIVAAVNIKGSDLVVRPDLAYSGPESLEGLSIGTFPPGSIQDTVMKKWLTDNGVEVSEVDIKAMDPGPAMSALSAGRIDGVFLPHPAPSIVELNGKGKVVVASGEMWPDHACCSLVVTDKLIQEQPELVEQIIKTHIKATEYINTHPKEAAEIYSRKTNANITEIEHSIENWDGEWVSDPNLQIPSTVEYARVDYEMKYTQRELTEEDLFDTSFYERVS